Proteins from a single region of Undibacterium sp. KW1:
- the hutI gene encoding imidazolonepropionase, with amino-acid sequence MTATALHWDSLWTNVHLACMTDGYGEIRDAAIAVKDGKIAWLGKQSELPAGYVSAKAHDGKGCWLTPGLIDCHTHLVYAGNRSNEFEARLNGVAYEEIARQGGGINATVRATRAASEDELLAATLPRLHAMLAEGVTTLEIKSGYGLDLETEARILRVARRIGREFPVRVKTTFLGAHALPPEYAGRADDYIKLVCEQMLPALVAEGLVDAVDVFCEKIGFTPAQTELVFKAAQAHGLPVKLHAEQLSDQGGAALTARYKGLSADHLEYLSDDGIAAMAVSGTVAVLLPGAFYFLRETKYPPLAAMRVAGVPVALATDCNPGTSPMTSLLLTMNMACTLFRMTPLEALQGVTCHAAQALGLSEKTGSLVIGKAADFALWDIARPADLAYHIASNPSQAKVFAGKLLA; translated from the coding sequence ATGACTGCTACAGCTTTACACTGGGATAGCCTGTGGACCAATGTCCATCTCGCATGCATGACTGATGGTTATGGCGAAATCAGGGATGCCGCCATCGCCGTCAAGGATGGCAAGATTGCCTGGCTGGGCAAGCAAAGTGAATTGCCTGCCGGGTATGTCTCCGCCAAAGCCCATGATGGCAAGGGCTGTTGGCTGACGCCTGGCCTGATTGATTGCCATACGCATTTGGTGTATGCCGGTAACCGCAGCAATGAATTTGAAGCGCGCCTGAATGGCGTAGCATACGAAGAAATCGCCAGACAGGGCGGCGGTATCAACGCCACCGTGCGTGCCACTCGTGCAGCGAGTGAAGACGAGTTACTGGCAGCTACGCTGCCACGCCTGCATGCCATGCTGGCCGAAGGCGTTACTACGCTGGAGATCAAGTCTGGCTATGGCCTGGATCTCGAAACAGAGGCTCGCATATTGCGTGTGGCCAGGCGCATAGGGCGCGAATTTCCAGTGCGCGTCAAAACCACATTTTTGGGCGCACACGCCTTGCCGCCAGAATATGCAGGCAGGGCTGATGATTACATCAAACTGGTTTGCGAGCAGATGTTGCCAGCTTTGGTGGCTGAAGGTCTGGTCGATGCTGTCGATGTGTTCTGTGAAAAAATTGGGTTCACGCCAGCACAAACCGAACTGGTGTTCAAGGCGGCGCAAGCGCATGGCTTGCCAGTCAAGCTGCATGCTGAACAATTATCTGATCAGGGCGGTGCCGCATTGACGGCACGATATAAAGGCTTGTCTGCCGATCATCTGGAATATTTGTCGGATGACGGTATAGCAGCGATGGCAGTCAGTGGCACTGTGGCAGTGCTGTTGCCAGGTGCGTTTTATTTTTTGCGTGAAACCAAATACCCGCCGTTAGCCGCCATGCGTGTGGCTGGCGTGCCGGTTGCATTGGCAACGGATTGCAATCCGGGTACTTCACCCATGACGTCGCTGTTATTGACGATGAACATGGCATGCACTCTGTTTCGCATGACGCCGCTGGAAGCCTTGCAAGGCGTGACTTGCCATGCAGCGCAAGCCCTGGGTTTGAGTGAAAAAACGGGTAGTTTGGTAATAGGCAAGGCGGCCGATTTTGCACTGTGGGATATTGCCAGACCGGCGGACTTGGCGTATCACATCGCAAGCAACCCCTCGCAAGCTAAAGTGTTCGCAGGTAAGTTACTAGCCTGA
- a CDS encoding DUF748 domain-containing protein encodes MTIIRQKITNASQRWHLGRWAAGLVGLVLLLAALSWAFLPGVVKRIAAEQVQQQIGRKLDMADIRFSPFKLALTIEGLTLYEADQRTPAVKARELVLNLSLASLFRQALIVDEVRVTEPYVHIIRTPGEGYGRYNYSDILEKIAVMPKSESTTRFSLANLQLASGRIEIDDKVVNEQFKIEALQIGVPFVSNFPNQVESFVEPLLSAKVNGSNFVLKGRARPFTNSLDTSLAIDLDKLDLTQYLPYVPVALPVKVQNAKLSTKLDLIFSRKNAHAELLLAGDVNLDDLHVNDKSDAPLLKLGSLHAQIKQVNVMTAAASISKLELTSPEIWLDINQQGQLNWASLATPPASATPSKDSKTNTKNKAVPVTGSTASAASSTAVSTAKPVAALQQLAELQLSKGILHFRDAKHANPAQTINLKDISLSARGLSSAADAKAAVFKFALSGENDESLKLEGETQPLNGTVKAQLALSSWSLATYQPLLNNYLLASVSGKFDVNAQLQVQKGLVQVDDLGMKLSQFAIKPKSADDGSFNLKALAIDKLTLSMENRQVNIGSVLFDGLVSDVRRDEQAVLNFKKWLKSGAGTNQAAPEVAGSNVANAATAPAWKFNLASLDFKDSAVSFNDKSMSPEVKIRLDGFNLHAEKLNSDMSQAVKMTLQTNIGKKSKLSLDATASSQLKNISMNLDGQGLPVSALFPYVSPYVNAALTRGRADIRGKLNLINVLDSSRQINYEGMLALNDFHLLENGAEEDFLEWKNISMDGVSAQIGGDKQLVNLKKLALNDFYARAILSAKGKLNIQTILSTKKADAEEAEATAQATQADDAAKAVTSKTATSTIVTVPLPAKVEKANPLAIRIAQTTLKGGNINFTDNFVKPNYTANLTGVAGTIGAIASDNPQPATIELTGKVDDDAPLVISGTLNPLSNPIFMDVKASANGLELTRLTPYAAKYAGYAIEKGKLSMQVSYRIENQQLQAENDVRLDQLTFGERVDSPTATKLPVMLAVALLRDNQGRININLPISGSLSDPQFSVGGIIFKVFMNVITKAVTSPFALLGSMFGGGEELAYTEFLPGQTSLTPEATAKLDNLAKALKNRSALKLDIIGRVEPATDGDGIRQLLLLQKMRELKWKDVHQKDRTVKKEDIVISDTEKAKYIEEVYQAEKFTKPRNAIGLAKTLPTAEAEKMILANTQVTPDALRSLAQKRADNVRDYLEDVSGVERERLFLIAPKLNADGIKDKGSPNRVDFSLK; translated from the coding sequence ATGACGATAATAAGACAAAAAATCACTAATGCAAGCCAACGCTGGCACCTGGGGCGCTGGGCTGCAGGACTGGTTGGCCTGGTGTTATTGCTGGCCGCCCTGAGCTGGGCTTTTTTGCCGGGTGTCGTCAAACGTATCGCTGCCGAGCAAGTGCAGCAGCAGATAGGGCGCAAGCTGGATATGGCGGATATCCGCTTTTCCCCCTTCAAGCTGGCGTTGACGATAGAAGGTTTGACTCTGTATGAGGCTGACCAGCGCACACCCGCAGTCAAGGCCAGGGAGCTGGTACTGAATCTGTCGCTGGCATCGCTGTTTCGTCAGGCTCTGATCGTTGATGAAGTCAGAGTCACGGAGCCTTATGTGCATATTATCCGTACTCCGGGGGAAGGCTATGGTCGCTACAACTACAGCGATATCCTGGAAAAAATTGCCGTCATGCCCAAGAGCGAATCAACGACACGCTTTTCGCTGGCGAATCTGCAGCTTGCAAGTGGGCGTATAGAGATAGATGACAAGGTCGTCAATGAACAGTTCAAGATAGAGGCGCTGCAAATTGGTGTGCCCTTTGTGTCCAATTTCCCTAATCAGGTTGAGAGTTTTGTAGAACCCTTGTTGTCGGCCAAGGTCAATGGTTCAAACTTTGTACTCAAGGGCAGGGCCAGGCCATTTACGAATAGCCTGGATACTTCATTGGCAATCGATCTCGACAAGCTGGACCTGACACAATATCTGCCCTATGTACCTGTGGCCTTGCCAGTGAAAGTCCAGAATGCAAAATTGTCGACCAAACTGGATTTGATTTTTAGCCGCAAGAATGCCCATGCCGAACTACTGTTGGCGGGTGACGTCAATCTGGATGATTTGCATGTCAACGATAAGTCAGATGCACCCTTGCTGAAGCTGGGCAGCCTGCACGCGCAAATCAAGCAAGTCAACGTCATGACAGCTGCAGCCAGCATCAGCAAGCTGGAACTGACATCACCAGAAATTTGGCTGGACATCAACCAGCAGGGGCAATTGAACTGGGCCAGCCTGGCCACTCCACCCGCGTCTGCTACTCCATCCAAAGATAGCAAAACGAATACCAAGAATAAGGCAGTGCCTGTAACGGGCAGCACGGCCTCTGCCGCATCATCCACTGCAGTGAGCACAGCAAAGCCGGTCGCTGCCTTGCAGCAACTGGCTGAACTACAGCTGTCAAAAGGTATTTTGCATTTCCGCGATGCCAAGCATGCCAATCCAGCCCAGACCATCAATCTCAAAGATATCAGTCTCAGCGCGCGTGGCTTGTCTTCTGCAGCAGATGCCAAAGCGGCTGTGTTCAAGTTTGCACTCAGTGGTGAAAACGATGAGAGCCTGAAACTGGAAGGAGAGACGCAGCCACTGAATGGCACGGTCAAGGCGCAACTGGCTTTAAGCTCTTGGTCACTGGCTACTTACCAGCCTTTGTTGAACAATTATCTGCTCGCCAGTGTCAGTGGTAAGTTTGATGTGAATGCGCAATTGCAAGTGCAAAAAGGCCTGGTGCAAGTCGATGACCTTGGCATGAAACTGAGCCAGTTTGCCATCAAACCCAAGTCTGCCGACGACGGCAGTTTTAACCTGAAAGCATTAGCAATAGACAAGCTGACTCTTAGCATGGAGAACAGGCAAGTCAATATAGGCAGCGTGCTGTTTGATGGTCTGGTGAGTGATGTGCGGCGTGATGAACAGGCGGTATTGAATTTCAAAAAATGGCTGAAATCTGGTGCAGGCACAAATCAGGCCGCACCAGAGGTAGCTGGCAGCAATGTAGCAAACGCCGCAACTGCTCCAGCATGGAAATTCAATTTGGCCAGCCTGGATTTCAAGGATAGTGCTGTCAGCTTCAACGATAAATCCATGTCACCAGAGGTAAAAATCAGGCTGGATGGTTTTAACCTGCATGCAGAAAAACTTAACAGTGATATGTCGCAGGCCGTGAAGATGACTTTGCAGACGAATATAGGAAAAAAATCGAAGTTGAGCCTGGATGCAACCGCATCCAGTCAGCTAAAAAACATCAGCATGAATCTGGATGGACAGGGTTTGCCTGTGTCTGCATTATTCCCGTATGTATCACCGTACGTGAATGCTGCGCTGACACGTGGCAGGGCAGATATCAGGGGTAAATTGAACCTGATTAATGTGCTCGATAGCAGCAGGCAGATCAATTATGAGGGCATGCTGGCATTGAATGATTTTCACCTGCTGGAAAATGGCGCTGAAGAAGATTTCCTGGAATGGAAAAACATCTCCATGGATGGCGTCAGTGCCCAGATTGGCGGCGACAAACAATTGGTCAACCTGAAAAAACTTGCACTCAATGATTTTTATGCGCGTGCGATTTTGTCTGCCAAGGGTAAGCTGAATATACAAACCATACTCAGCACCAAGAAAGCAGATGCAGAAGAAGCTGAAGCAACTGCTCAGGCAACTCAGGCAGATGATGCCGCCAAAGCCGTCACCAGCAAAACTGCGACATCGACTATTGTCACAGTGCCCTTGCCCGCCAAGGTGGAAAAGGCCAATCCGCTTGCTATACGCATAGCACAGACCACGCTCAAAGGCGGCAATATCAATTTTACCGATAATTTCGTCAAGCCGAATTACACTGCCAACCTGACTGGTGTTGCAGGTACCATAGGTGCTATAGCTTCTGACAATCCTCAGCCAGCAACTATCGAACTCACAGGCAAGGTTGATGATGATGCGCCATTGGTGATATCCGGCACCCTGAATCCTTTATCCAATCCCATTTTCATGGATGTCAAGGCCAGTGCAAACGGCCTGGAACTGACACGGCTGACTCCTTATGCAGCCAAGTATGCTGGCTATGCCATAGAAAAAGGCAAGTTGTCGATGCAGGTGTCATATCGCATAGAGAACCAGCAGTTGCAGGCAGAAAACGATGTGCGCCTTGATCAGCTGACTTTTGGTGAAAGAGTAGATAGTCCTACCGCGACCAAATTACCTGTCATGCTGGCCGTTGCCTTGTTACGCGACAACCAGGGCAGGATCAATATCAATTTGCCGATCAGCGGCTCCTTGTCTGACCCACAGTTCTCAGTTGGCGGCATCATCTTCAAGGTCTTCATGAATGTGATCACCAAGGCAGTGACTTCACCATTTGCCTTGCTGGGTTCCATGTTTGGTGGTGGGGAGGAACTCGCTTATACCGAATTTCTGCCCGGTCAGACCAGTTTGACCCCTGAGGCAACAGCCAAGCTTGATAATCTCGCCAAGGCACTAAAAAACCGCAGTGCATTGAAGCTGGACATCATAGGCCGTGTAGAGCCAGCGACTGATGGCGATGGCATACGCCAGTTGCTGCTGTTGCAGAAAATGCGCGAACTGAAATGGAAAGATGTGCATCAGAAAGACCGCACGGTCAAAAAAGAAGACATCGTCATTAGCGATACTGAAAAAGCCAAATATATAGAAGAGGTTTATCAGGCCGAAAAATTCACCAAACCCCGCAATGCGATTGGCCTCGCCAAGACTCTGCCAACGGCAGAAGCTGAGAAAATGATACTCGCCAATACCCAGGTCACACCGGATGCCTTGCGCAGCCTGGCCCAAAAACGTGCGGATAATGTGCGTGATTACTTGGAAGATGTATCGGGTGTCGAGCGTGAAAGGCTATTCCTGATCGCCCCTAAACTGAATGCCGACGGCATCAAGGATAAGGGCAGTCCGAACCGGGTAGATTTCTCGCTGAAATAG
- a CDS encoding M28 family peptidase: MRLASIAISSIALHFALYHHPVQAQQVREAPLRAHLSFLSDDLLEGRGTGQRGGDLAVRYLEAQAAAMGLVPLPGANGYRQTVTLVGSQTLSSSQLRFETSKAALSPILGTEIVYGSSNGKADNDFNAPLVFVGYGVRAPEERWDDFKGVDLKGKLLIMMVNDPQPTVAEPNRFAGKALTYHGRWTYKFEEAARQGAAGVLLIHTTPSASYAWNVPQTSFSHERFSLGSVDNKGNALEGWLQEDAAKALFAAAGQDLDGLRAQAETREFKPVALDARIHVTLRSAVRKVEQQNIIGMVPGKDTKLKDQAVLYSAHWDHLGIVQEPGKPAQIWNGAVDNASGAAALLAMAQAAVTHPTKRTQIFLWPAAEEQGLLGSAFYVQHPLWPLAKTAADLNLDSMNFVGKTQDMGVAGSEHSSLFHSATVVARKMGLRIAPPVADLGGAFFRADHFNFVRAGVPAFNVGSAVFSGDGSFAFDHDAEQEAAQMKAFKKDYHTPRDRYNPAWDLSGMLQQAQFTLNLGYAIANDTAMPVWKKGGIYRRATQ, encoded by the coding sequence ATGCGCCTTGCGTCTATCGCCATATCCAGCATCGCTTTACATTTTGCGCTGTACCATCATCCCGTCCAGGCACAACAAGTGCGAGAAGCTCCTTTACGAGCACATCTGTCATTTTTATCTGACGATTTGCTGGAAGGACGTGGTACCGGACAACGCGGTGGCGATCTCGCCGTACGCTATCTGGAAGCCCAGGCAGCAGCCATGGGCCTGGTGCCCTTACCGGGCGCAAATGGCTATAGACAAACGGTGACACTGGTAGGTAGCCAGACACTCAGCAGCAGTCAACTGCGCTTTGAAACAAGCAAAGCTGCGCTTTCGCCTATCCTCGGGACCGAGATTGTATATGGCTCGTCCAATGGCAAAGCCGACAATGACTTCAATGCTCCACTGGTATTTGTCGGCTATGGTGTGCGCGCACCAGAAGAACGCTGGGATGATTTCAAAGGCGTCGATCTGAAAGGCAAATTGCTGATCATGATGGTCAACGATCCCCAACCGACCGTGGCAGAACCAAATCGTTTTGCAGGCAAGGCACTCACATATCATGGCCGCTGGACTTACAAGTTTGAAGAAGCGGCAAGGCAAGGTGCTGCGGGTGTTTTACTGATACACACTACGCCATCAGCCAGTTACGCCTGGAACGTACCGCAAACATCTTTTAGCCACGAGCGTTTCAGTCTTGGCAGCGTTGATAATAAGGGCAATGCGCTGGAAGGCTGGCTACAGGAAGATGCTGCCAAAGCCCTGTTCGCTGCGGCTGGGCAAGACCTGGATGGGTTGCGTGCACAAGCTGAGACCCGTGAATTTAAACCTGTTGCTCTGGATGCCAGGATACATGTGACATTGCGCAGTGCAGTGCGTAAAGTGGAGCAACAAAATATCATAGGCATGGTACCCGGCAAGGACACAAAACTGAAAGATCAGGCGGTACTGTATTCCGCACACTGGGATCATCTGGGAATAGTGCAAGAACCCGGTAAACCCGCACAAATCTGGAATGGCGCCGTAGATAATGCTTCCGGTGCGGCGGCATTGCTGGCCATGGCACAGGCTGCGGTGACACATCCAACGAAACGCACACAGATTTTCTTGTGGCCAGCGGCGGAAGAACAGGGTTTGCTTGGCAGCGCATTTTACGTACAACACCCATTGTGGCCACTGGCAAAAACTGCGGCTGATCTCAACCTGGACAGCATGAATTTTGTTGGCAAAACCCAGGACATGGGTGTTGCTGGCAGCGAGCACAGCAGCCTGTTTCACAGTGCCACAGTCGTTGCAAGAAAAATGGGCTTGCGCATTGCACCGCCCGTTGCCGATTTAGGAGGAGCTTTCTTCCGCGCCGATCATTTCAATTTTGTACGGGCGGGTGTTCCGGCATTTAATGTCGGTTCTGCCGTGTTCTCTGGTGATGGCTCATTTGCCTTCGATCATGATGCCGAACAGGAAGCAGCACAAATGAAAGCGTTTAAAAAAGACTACCATACGCCGCGCGATCGCTACAACCCGGCATGGGATTTGAGCGGCATGCTACAACAGGCACAATTTACTTTGAATCTGGGTTATGCGATTGCTAACGATACTGCGATGCCAGTCTGGAAAAAAGGTGGAATATACAGACGAGCAACACAGTAA
- a CDS encoding response regulator yields MTSATLASILYVEDDADIQTVAQIALEVVGGFSLKTCSSGAQAIAEVNAGFVPDLLLLDVMMPNMDGPTTLAELRKLPGTASTPVIFMTAKVQSSEMDFYKSLGAIGVIAKPFDPMELSTQVRGLWQEKA; encoded by the coding sequence ATGACTTCTGCAACGCTCGCCAGCATTTTGTATGTTGAAGACGATGCTGATATACAAACCGTGGCTCAAATTGCTTTGGAAGTTGTCGGTGGTTTCAGTTTGAAAACCTGTAGTTCAGGGGCGCAGGCCATTGCCGAAGTCAATGCTGGCTTCGTCCCTGATTTGCTGCTGCTGGACGTCATGATGCCGAATATGGATGGCCCGACCACCCTGGCAGAACTACGTAAATTGCCAGGCACCGCCTCTACGCCGGTGATCTTCATGACTGCCAAGGTGCAGTCATCCGAAATGGATTTTTATAAGTCGCTGGGCGCCATAGGCGTCATTGCAAAACCTTTTGACCCTATGGAGTTATCGACTCAGGTGCGAGGTTTATGGCAGGAGAAGGCTTAA
- a CDS encoding diguanylate cyclase, producing the protein MSDKNDSLQEKLLALEAIFLQKLPSKFEEITSTLQKVVERPDDKESMVVLHRHLHTMAGSAGTFGFADIGTQARVFESTLKPHLEGKAWDPAELKAYSEEVNRYFEYALKHDTKPVNGVAESVQEEERELSDPHLIYLVDDDEAQNQEITTQLEHFGYEVVRMNHLGALAKAVATRRPHVIVIELSFPEGKVAGAEEISRIKQIERFRIPTVFVSRSSSFDSRLLAVRASGDGYFTKPVDVVALTERIESLLQLDENKGYRVLIIDDDAVTSKFYGAILRDAGMNVYLLNDPTQILTVMTDFRPELLLMDIYMPVCSGVELSRLIRQDNSYVDVPIVFLSSEADLSKQLDAVRAGADDFITKPVAPEYLKSSIASRAERYRSLRALIMRDGLTGLFNHTAIKEQLASEISQAGRTGSPLALAMIDLDNFKCINDTYGHPAGDQVLRTLARLLRQRLRRSDIVGRYGGEEFAVIFPDTNASTARRVLDQVRLAFTKIQQHCEGGHFSVSFSGGVADLEATLDADELFDIADAAMYVSKQEGRNRISLA; encoded by the coding sequence ATGTCCGACAAAAATGATAGCCTGCAAGAAAAATTGCTTGCTCTCGAAGCAATTTTCCTGCAAAAACTGCCGTCAAAGTTTGAGGAGATAACCAGTACCTTGCAAAAGGTCGTTGAGCGCCCGGATGACAAGGAATCCATGGTTGTCCTGCACCGTCACCTGCACACCATGGCGGGCTCGGCAGGTACTTTTGGTTTTGCCGATATAGGTACGCAGGCCAGGGTATTTGAATCTACCTTGAAACCGCATCTTGAAGGAAAAGCCTGGGACCCGGCAGAGCTGAAAGCTTATTCGGAAGAAGTTAACCGCTATTTTGAATATGCCCTGAAGCATGACACCAAGCCAGTCAATGGCGTGGCAGAGAGCGTGCAGGAAGAGGAGCGCGAACTCAGCGACCCCCACCTGATCTATCTGGTGGATGACGATGAAGCCCAAAATCAGGAAATTACCACGCAGCTTGAGCATTTCGGCTATGAAGTGGTGCGCATGAATCACCTTGGGGCTCTGGCAAAGGCGGTGGCTACTCGCAGACCGCATGTCATCGTCATAGAGCTGAGTTTCCCAGAAGGTAAGGTCGCTGGTGCTGAAGAAATATCGCGCATCAAGCAGATAGAGCGTTTCCGCATTCCCACCGTGTTTGTGTCCCGTTCCAGCAGCTTTGATTCGCGTTTATTGGCCGTGCGCGCCAGTGGCGATGGTTATTTCACCAAGCCGGTTGATGTTGTTGCGCTGACTGAACGTATAGAATCCTTGCTGCAGCTTGATGAAAACAAGGGTTATCGCGTGCTCATCATTGATGATGATGCCGTAACTTCCAAGTTCTACGGCGCGATCCTGCGTGACGCCGGCATGAATGTTTATCTGCTCAATGACCCTACGCAGATATTGACGGTCATGACAGATTTTCGTCCTGAATTGCTGCTCATGGATATTTACATGCCAGTCTGCAGTGGTGTTGAGCTCTCGCGCCTGATCCGGCAAGATAATTCTTATGTCGATGTGCCCATCGTATTTCTGTCCAGTGAAGCAGACCTCAGCAAGCAGCTTGATGCTGTCAGGGCAGGGGCGGATGATTTCATTACCAAGCCGGTAGCGCCTGAATACCTGAAATCTTCGATTGCTTCCAGAGCTGAGCGTTACCGCTCCTTGCGCGCATTGATCATGCGTGATGGCCTGACAGGCTTGTTCAATCATACGGCGATCAAGGAACAACTGGCATCCGAGATTTCCCAGGCGGGCCGCACTGGTTCGCCGTTGGCCCTGGCGATGATAGACCTGGATAATTTTAAATGCATCAATGATACCTATGGCCACCCTGCAGGTGACCAGGTACTGCGTACTCTGGCCAGACTCTTGCGCCAGCGTTTGCGCCGCAGTGATATCGTTGGCCGTTACGGCGGCGAAGAATTTGCCGTGATTTTCCCCGACACCAATGCCAGCACGGCGCGCCGGGTCCTCGATCAGGTCAGGCTGGCCTTCACCAAGATACAGCAGCACTGCGAGGGCGGACATTTCTCGGTCAGTTTTTCTGGCGGTGTGGCCGATCTTGAGGCTACGCTTGATGCTGATGAATTATTTGATATTGCCGATGCCGCGATGTATGTGTCGAAGCAGGAAGGGCGCAACCGCATCAGTCTGGCCTGA
- a CDS encoding phosphatidate cytidylyltransferase codes for MLMLYLLLAFASVGVGRHSSPESQLRKQVNAWWFIFPVVSLSLFLYPLGPLLMALLIVLLAVRELSLHYTGPRWRFLLSCFVLLVLQVGLQYVDSFDSSMILPGLLCLQALQFFVWRQRNHLLLMLFLLLCYGLSFMLDLLTLPFSNEVRLAWFFYLFVVTALNDIAQFVSGKIFGKQTIAPTISPNKTVQGLIGGVVISMLVSLGLGIYLHLAGPGYLLMMGILLSLGGFAGDLIFSAAKRYLKIKDFSELIPGHGGILDRVDSLVLTAPLLYLGLLF; via the coding sequence ATGTTGATGCTCTACCTGCTGCTGGCGTTTGCGAGTGTTGGTGTAGGCAGGCATAGCTCGCCTGAAAGCCAGTTGCGCAAACAGGTGAATGCCTGGTGGTTTATCTTCCCTGTCGTCAGCCTGAGCCTGTTTTTGTATCCTCTTGGGCCACTGCTGATGGCCTTGCTCATCGTCTTGCTGGCAGTTCGTGAATTGTCCCTGCACTACACCGGCCCTCGCTGGCGTTTCCTGTTGTCATGCTTTGTTCTGCTGGTTTTGCAGGTAGGTTTGCAATATGTAGATAGTTTTGATTCCAGCATGATTTTGCCTGGTTTATTGTGTTTGCAAGCCCTGCAGTTTTTTGTCTGGCGACAACGCAATCATTTATTGCTCATGCTGTTTTTGCTGCTCTGCTATGGCCTGAGTTTCATGCTGGATTTATTGACGCTGCCATTTTCAAATGAAGTCAGGCTGGCCTGGTTTTTCTATCTTTTTGTGGTAACTGCGCTCAATGATATTGCCCAGTTCGTCAGTGGCAAAATTTTCGGCAAGCAAACTATCGCCCCTACCATCAGCCCGAATAAAACTGTACAGGGTTTGATCGGCGGTGTCGTGATTTCCATGTTGGTGTCCCTTGGCCTTGGCATTTACTTGCATCTTGCCGGCCCCGGTTATTTACTGATGATGGGTATTTTGCTGTCGCTCGGTGGCTTTGCCGGTGACCTGATTTTTTCAGCAGCCAAACGTTATTTGAAGATCAAAGATTTTTCTGAATTGATACCAGGACATGGCGGCATACTGGACAGGGTGGATAGCCTGGTCCTGACCGCACCTTTGCTGTATCTGGGATTGTTATTTTGA